From a single Oceanobacillus kimchii X50 genomic region:
- a CDS encoding DMT family transporter codes for MRKSPFNPYVAVAIGVLSISTSAIFVRLATEAPASIIANYRLLFAALLLLPIVIGKYRHEFKKITSKNWFLSILAGIFLAMHFIFWFESLNYTSVASSVVFVSMQPIFAFIGTYFLFGERFSSGAIISIAIVIIGSIIIGFNDFQISGSALFGDILALLGAVAVTIYFLSGQQVRKHVSLITYTFVVYGVSAITLILFNIIRQEDFFHYPADHWWIFIALAIIPTFLGHSLFNWSLKWLSTATISMAIVFEPIGASILAVIFLGETPTWAQLLGGTIIIFGLFLFIVSTSRKKQVTISTKRHK; via the coding sequence ATGCGTAAATCACCTTTTAATCCATATGTTGCAGTAGCAATAGGAGTTTTATCCATTTCTACTTCAGCTATATTTGTAAGGCTTGCTACAGAAGCCCCCGCCTCTATTATTGCAAATTACCGCTTATTATTTGCTGCACTCTTATTATTACCCATTGTTATTGGAAAATATCGTCATGAATTCAAAAAAATAACCAGTAAAAATTGGTTTTTATCTATCTTAGCAGGTATTTTCCTTGCAATGCATTTTATCTTTTGGTTTGAGTCATTAAACTATACATCCGTCGCCAGTTCTGTAGTATTTGTATCCATGCAACCAATATTTGCTTTTATTGGAACATATTTTTTATTTGGGGAACGTTTTTCATCTGGAGCAATTATTAGCATTGCCATTGTAATTATAGGCAGTATCATTATCGGTTTCAATGACTTCCAAATCTCTGGGAGTGCGTTATTTGGAGATATATTAGCGTTACTTGGGGCTGTAGCAGTAACAATTTACTTTTTATCTGGACAACAAGTTCGTAAGCATGTCTCTTTAATAACTTATACATTTGTTGTTTACGGTGTAAGTGCTATCACACTTATTCTTTTTAATATTATTAGACAAGAAGATTTCTTTCATTATCCTGCTGACCATTGGTGGATTTTCATTGCCTTAGCAATAATCCCGACTTTTTTAGGCCATTCTTTATTTAATTGGTCATTAAAATGGCTAAGTACGGCAACAATTTCCATGGCGATTGTTTTTGAACCAATTGGAGCAAGTATCCTAGCAGTAATCTTTCTAGGCGAAACCCCCACTTGGGCTCAATTGTTAGGCGGAACAATTATCATTTTTGGGTTATTTTTATTTATCGTAAGTACCTCAAGAAAAAAACAGGTAACAATTTCAACTAAACGTCATAAATAA
- a CDS encoding DEAD/DEAH box helicase, producing the protein MTKFNELGVSAPIMKALEKMGFEEATPIQAETIPHALEGHDVIGQAQTGTGKTAAFGIPLINKINPKVRKVQGLIVAPTRELAIQVAEEINRLAKFKSVRALAIYGGQPMDRQIRALKDGPHIVVATPGRLLDHMRRKTIRIDEVHTAVLDEADEMLNMGFIDDIRDILKGIPEERQTLLFSATMPKEIRNIATTLMKEPKEVKVKAKEMTVENIDQYFIEIPEKYKFDTLNNHLDINSPELAIIFARTKKRVDEVAEGLQARGYRSEGIHGDLTQGKRMSVLKKFKQGRVDVLVATDVAARGLDISGVTHVYNFDIPQDPESYVHRIGRTGRAGKMGEAISFITPREMAHLNLIEQTTKSKMKRMAPPTNQDARRGQQQVTIEKLKKAINEKDLKVYEDAAKELLDEYDSITVVSAAISMMTKERRDTPVRISSVAPISVKKAKNQKDNKNNRRSNNKRFYGGRGQGGRNQGGRGQGGRNRKGKGNYQRRNRDN; encoded by the coding sequence GTGACAAAATTCAACGAACTAGGTGTTTCCGCCCCAATCATGAAGGCATTAGAAAAAATGGGGTTTGAGGAAGCTACACCAATTCAAGCGGAAACTATCCCTCATGCACTAGAAGGTCATGATGTTATTGGCCAAGCACAAACAGGAACAGGTAAAACAGCTGCATTTGGTATTCCGTTAATCAATAAGATAAATCCAAAAGTAAGAAAGGTGCAGGGCTTGATTGTAGCACCTACACGCGAACTTGCTATTCAAGTAGCAGAAGAAATAAATCGTTTAGCTAAATTTAAGAGTGTAAGAGCTCTTGCAATATATGGTGGTCAACCAATGGATCGTCAAATTAGAGCGTTAAAAGATGGTCCACATATTGTTGTGGCAACACCAGGTAGATTATTGGATCATATGCGTCGCAAAACAATTCGCATTGATGAAGTGCACACAGCTGTTTTAGATGAAGCTGATGAAATGCTTAATATGGGATTCATTGACGATATTCGTGATATTCTAAAAGGTATTCCAGAAGAAAGACAAACTTTACTTTTCTCTGCGACAATGCCTAAAGAAATCCGTAATATCGCTACTACGCTTATGAAGGAACCAAAAGAAGTTAAAGTTAAAGCGAAAGAAATGACTGTAGAGAATATCGATCAGTATTTTATCGAAATTCCTGAGAAATATAAATTTGATACTTTAAACAATCATTTGGATATTAATTCACCAGAACTTGCGATTATATTTGCACGTACGAAAAAGCGTGTTGATGAAGTAGCTGAAGGGTTACAAGCAAGAGGGTATCGCTCTGAAGGTATTCACGGTGACTTAACACAAGGAAAACGTATGTCTGTGTTGAAGAAATTCAAGCAGGGTCGTGTTGATGTATTAGTAGCAACAGACGTAGCAGCACGCGGTCTTGATATTTCTGGGGTAACGCATGTTTATAACTTTGATATCCCGCAAGATCCAGAAAGCTACGTACACCGTATTGGACGTACAGGACGAGCTGGAAAAATGGGTGAGGCAATTTCTTTCATTACTCCAAGAGAAATGGCTCATTTAAATCTTATTGAACAAACAACAAAGAGTAAGATGAAGCGTATGGCACCACCAACGAATCAAGATGCTCGTCGTGGACAACAACAAGTAACGATTGAAAAGCTAAAGAAAGCAATTAATGAAAAAGACTTAAAAGTATACGAAGATGCAGCGAAAGAATTATTGGATGAGTACGATTCAATTACAGTTGTTTCAGCTGCTATCAGTATGATGACGAAAGAGCGTCGTGATACACCGGTTCGTATTTCTTCTGTCGCACCAATCAGCGTGAAGAAAGCGAAAAACCAAAAAGATAATAAAAATAATAGACGTTCTAATAACAAACGTTTTTATGGTGGTCGTGGACAAGGTGGCCGTAACCAAGGAGGACGCGGTCAAGGTGGTCGCAACCGAAAAGGAAAAGGTAATTACCAACGCCGTAATAGAGATAATTAA
- the nagB gene encoding glucosamine-6-phosphate deaminase has protein sequence MKIIQTENYQLMSKLASQHVINTIKQINKPVIGLATGSTPEGLYQHLIKAYHNHEISFTNVSTFNLDEYVGLHKENTNSYHYYMQKFLFNHVDIPSKNIHLPNGMANDLTNECTSYEKQIQQAGGIHIQILGIGRNGHIGFNEPGTSFESQTHVIDLDESTRKANARFFDSFDNVPKQAITMGIKSIMRSKEILLLVSGSEKADALEKLVNAEVNEDFPASILQTHQNVKIIADKAALRNISCNYVSETM, from the coding sequence ATGAAAATAATACAAACCGAAAATTATCAATTGATGAGTAAGCTCGCTAGCCAGCACGTAATCAATACCATAAAGCAAATAAATAAACCAGTTATCGGATTAGCGACTGGATCAACTCCTGAAGGTCTCTATCAACATTTAATTAAAGCTTATCATAATCATGAAATTTCCTTTACAAATGTATCTACATTTAATTTAGATGAATATGTTGGTCTGCACAAAGAAAATACAAATAGTTATCACTATTACATGCAGAAATTTCTATTTAACCATGTTGATATTCCTTCTAAAAATATCCATTTGCCTAATGGAATGGCAAATGATTTAACCAATGAATGTACATCTTATGAAAAACAAATCCAACAGGCTGGTGGTATTCATATTCAAATTCTAGGAATCGGTCGAAATGGGCACATTGGTTTTAATGAGCCTGGTACTTCCTTTGAAAGTCAAACACATGTCATTGATTTAGATGAATCTACTAGAAAAGCAAATGCACGTTTTTTTGACTCCTTTGACAATGTACCAAAACAGGCAATCACAATGGGAATAAAATCTATTATGCGATCAAAGGAAATACTCCTACTTGTTTCTGGAAGCGAGAAAGCAGATGCGCTTGAAAAATTAGTAAATGCTGAAGTAAATGAGGATTTTCCAGCATCTATTCTTCAAACACATCAGAATGTCAAAATTATCGCAGATAAAGCTGCTTTAAGAAACATCTCTTGTAATTATGTTTCAGAAACTATGTAA
- a CDS encoding GntR family transcriptional regulator gives MIDKNSPIPIYYQLEEYIKHQIDKQKWLPGELLPSEREFAEQYHISRMTVRQAINNLAAAGLLYRVKGKGTFIAQPKFEHDLSGLTSFTEDMKQRGLTPSNQLLYIQLHNQPSQIAHKLQLQPEEAYYEIKRIRFADKDPLAFEIIYTPKKLVGELEEIHLQGSFYQYIEQKVGKHIIVGNQTIEGALATKEQANFLNIQTGDPVLIMERISYLDQPTEIPIEFTQTIYRADKYKFHLTLHRDEKTKG, from the coding sequence ATGATTGATAAAAATTCACCTATACCAATTTATTACCAATTAGAAGAATATATAAAACATCAAATTGATAAACAAAAGTGGCTTCCGGGAGAACTTCTACCATCTGAAAGAGAATTTGCTGAACAATATCATATAAGCCGTATGACAGTTCGCCAAGCCATAAATAATTTAGCTGCTGCAGGCCTTCTTTATCGTGTGAAAGGAAAGGGAACTTTTATTGCTCAACCTAAATTTGAACATGATCTTTCTGGCTTAACAAGTTTTACTGAAGATATGAAACAGCGTGGCTTAACCCCATCCAATCAATTGCTATATATTCAGCTTCACAACCAACCAAGTCAAATTGCACATAAACTTCAATTACAACCAGAGGAAGCCTATTATGAAATAAAACGTATTCGTTTTGCTGATAAAGATCCCCTGGCATTTGAAATTATTTACACTCCAAAAAAATTGGTTGGAGAATTGGAAGAAATTCATTTACAAGGCTCTTTTTATCAATATATTGAACAAAAAGTAGGGAAGCATATTATCGTTGGAAATCAAACGATAGAAGGTGCACTTGCAACTAAAGAACAAGCTAACTTCTTAAATATTCAAACTGGTGATCCCGTGTTGATTATGGAAAGAATAAGTTATCTAGACCAACCGACAGAAATCCCAATTGAATTTACCCAAACAATATATCGTGCAGATAAATATAAATTCCATCTCACACTTCATAGAGATGAAAAAACCAAAGGCTAA
- a CDS encoding MurR/RpiR family transcriptional regulator: MGSILKRLQQKINDLSEAERKIGDFILQYPELVPNMTTKDMSKKTGSSEATVVRFCKSVGIESFKTLKLELVREITKSDSQLTDFSILKTKGEPFDFFQQVVHVNKTAIESMLSSIDRKALDKAVNLLQQANQILFFGVGGSSTAAYDGYYKFTRLGYACTAPQDFHLMLSTIPYLKEDDVLIAISMSGKTKDVVDLAEVAKRSGVTVIAITNLDKSPLYKLAEIHLCTPTVEDDFRIGSIPSRMTQLTVIDALYLSIFHSKGDQVLSKYQDARKEVERLRR, from the coding sequence ATGGGATCTATATTAAAACGACTTCAACAAAAGATTAATGATTTATCCGAAGCAGAAAGAAAAATAGGTGATTTTATTTTACAATATCCAGAGCTAGTTCCGAATATGACTACGAAGGATATGTCTAAAAAAACAGGAAGTAGTGAAGCGACTGTAGTCCGATTTTGTAAATCCGTCGGAATCGAAAGTTTTAAGACATTAAAGCTAGAACTAGTTAGGGAAATCACCAAATCAGATAGTCAATTAACTGATTTTTCAATTCTAAAAACAAAGGGAGAACCATTTGATTTTTTTCAACAGGTCGTCCACGTTAATAAAACGGCGATTGAATCAATGCTCTCGTCTATTGATCGCAAGGCATTAGATAAAGCAGTTAATCTTTTACAACAGGCGAATCAAATATTATTTTTTGGTGTTGGGGGGTCTTCTACAGCAGCATATGATGGGTATTATAAATTTACAAGATTAGGATACGCTTGTACTGCTCCACAGGACTTTCATTTGATGCTTTCGACGATTCCTTATTTAAAAGAAGATGATGTACTTATTGCAATCAGTATGTCTGGGAAAACAAAAGATGTAGTTGATCTTGCTGAAGTAGCGAAGCGTAGTGGAGTTACTGTAATCGCAATAACAAATTTAGATAAGTCTCCTTTATATAAATTAGCAGAAATTCATTTGTGTACACCAACCGTAGAGGATGATTTTAGAATAGGAAGTATACCTTCTAGAATGACGCAACTTACAGTAATAGATGCACTTTATTTAAGTATATTTCATTCTAAAGGTGATCAAGTCTTATCAAAATATCAAGACGCCAGAAAAGAAGTAGAACGACTAAGGCGCTAA
- the murQ gene encoding N-acetylmuramic acid 6-phosphate etherase — protein sequence MLDKLPTEQRNPKTMDIDTKSIKEILEIMNREDYTVPQTVQKEIPSIEKAVHRTVRSFKSNGRLIYIGAGTSGRLGVLDASECPPTFGVSSEMVKGLISGGMEAITKAKEGAEDSEIMAKQDLTDINLTENDTVIGIAASGRTPYVKGGLSYAKEIGASTVSISNNKNSEIGKIAEIAIEAETGPEVITGSTRLKAGTAQKLILNMISTSSMIGVGKVYENLMVDLQPTNKKLVDRSKRIIVEATQVDYATAENYLQKANNSVKTAIVMILLNCNFEEATQHLDQAEGFIRKTN from the coding sequence TTGTTAGATAAATTACCAACTGAGCAGCGTAATCCAAAAACGATGGATATCGATACTAAATCTATAAAAGAAATTCTAGAGATTATGAATCGTGAAGACTATACGGTTCCACAAACAGTTCAAAAAGAAATCCCTTCTATTGAGAAGGCGGTTCATCGAACTGTTCGTTCGTTTAAAAGCAATGGTAGATTAATTTATATCGGTGCAGGGACTAGTGGTAGATTGGGAGTGTTAGATGCATCTGAATGTCCACCGACGTTTGGAGTTTCATCTGAAATGGTAAAAGGATTGATTTCAGGAGGAATGGAAGCGATTACAAAAGCCAAAGAAGGAGCAGAGGACTCCGAAATAATGGCTAAACAAGATTTAACAGACATTAATTTAACGGAGAATGATACTGTAATTGGAATTGCTGCAAGTGGAAGAACTCCTTATGTAAAAGGAGGACTATCGTATGCAAAAGAAATAGGAGCATCCACCGTTTCGATAAGTAATAATAAAAATTCAGAAATAGGAAAAATAGCTGAAATTGCCATTGAGGCAGAAACAGGACCAGAAGTGATAACAGGATCGACACGGCTAAAGGCGGGAACTGCACAAAAATTGATCTTAAATATGATTTCTACCTCTTCCATGATCGGTGTAGGAAAAGTATATGAAAATCTAATGGTAGATCTCCAACCAACGAATAAGAAGTTAGTAGATCGTTCCAAGCGAATTATTGTGGAAGCTACTCAAGTCGATTACGCTACTGCAGAAAACTACTTACAAAAAGCAAACAACTCTGTTAAGACAGCCATTGTAATGATTTTATTAAATTGTAATTTTGAAGAAGCGACACAACATCTAGATCAGGCAGAAGGGTTTATACGTAAAACTAATTAG
- a CDS encoding PTS transporter subunit EIIC, producing the protein MKKEERIAREILEHISGKDNIRSFTHCMTRVRIDIKDDEKVDKSALREIEGVMGVIEDEVLQIVVGPGTVNKVAAYITDITGIKIGDSSELFGDDVAKETKEGIKQKNNTPMKNLLRKIGSIFIPLIPGIVGSGIINGAAGFLKNTGVDPTLTWMQLLTVLGGSIFGYLAIVVGWNTAKEFGGTPVLGAIAGIITMNPALADISLFGTNLTPGYGGLIGAMFAAWLMVLFEKQFRKIIPSVVDIIFTPTLTILTVGMLTLVVVQPIAGVLTEGITVGINWVLDVGGAFAGAVLAGFFLPLVMFGLHHGLTPIHMELINAYDATALLPILAMAGASQVGAAIAIYVKTKNQRLKNVIKGGLPTGFLGIGEPLIYGVTLPLGRPFITACIGAAVGGAFQATMKTASSSIGVSGLPLIPLIVDNKFLFYFLGLLITYTAGFLVTYFFGFKESMADNLK; encoded by the coding sequence ATGAAGAAGGAAGAAAGGATAGCAAGGGAGATATTAGAACATATCAGTGGAAAAGATAATATTCGTTCTTTCACACATTGTATGACAAGAGTGCGTATAGATATAAAAGATGATGAGAAAGTTGATAAGTCTGCTCTGAGGGAAATAGAAGGGGTAATGGGTGTCATTGAAGATGAAGTATTACAAATAGTAGTTGGACCAGGTACTGTAAACAAGGTAGCTGCATACATAACAGACATTACCGGTATTAAAATCGGTGATTCTTCTGAATTATTTGGTGACGATGTTGCCAAAGAAACAAAAGAAGGAATAAAGCAAAAAAATAATACACCAATGAAAAATCTTCTTCGTAAAATTGGTAGTATTTTCATTCCGCTAATCCCAGGTATTGTAGGTTCAGGGATAATAAATGGTGCTGCAGGGTTCCTAAAAAACACTGGGGTCGATCCAACATTAACATGGATGCAATTGTTAACCGTCTTAGGTGGCAGTATATTTGGTTATTTAGCCATTGTTGTAGGGTGGAATACAGCTAAAGAATTTGGTGGAACGCCAGTATTAGGGGCTATTGCAGGTATTATTACAATGAATCCGGCATTGGCTGATATTTCGCTGTTTGGAACCAATCTCACCCCGGGGTATGGAGGATTAATTGGTGCCATGTTTGCTGCGTGGCTAATGGTTCTATTTGAAAAGCAATTTCGAAAGATTATTCCAAGTGTTGTGGATATTATTTTCACACCAACACTTACCATTCTTACCGTTGGAATGTTGACGTTAGTAGTAGTCCAACCAATTGCTGGTGTCCTTACAGAAGGGATTACAGTGGGAATAAATTGGGTGTTAGATGTTGGAGGAGCTTTTGCTGGTGCGGTATTAGCAGGTTTCTTCTTACCATTAGTCATGTTTGGTTTGCATCATGGATTGACTCCTATTCATATGGAATTAATTAATGCTTATGATGCAACTGCACTATTACCTATTCTAGCAATGGCAGGTGCGAGCCAAGTTGGTGCCGCAATTGCAATCTATGTTAAAACAAAAAATCAACGATTGAAGAATGTGATTAAAGGTGGTCTACCAACTGGTTTCCTGGGTATAGGCGAACCACTTATCTATGGGGTTACCTTACCTTTAGGGCGTCCATTTATTACAGCATGTATCGGAGCTGCAGTGGGTGGAGCGTTCCAAGCAACGATGAAGACAGCTTCATCTAGTATAGGTGTTTCTGGCTTACCGTTGATACCGTTAATTGTTGATAATAAATTTTTATTCTACTTTCTTGGGCTGTTAATCACATACACTGCAGGATTTTTAGTAACATATTTCTTCGGATTTAAAGAATCGATGGCAGATAATCTAAAATAA
- a CDS encoding DUF871 domain-containing protein — MLGISVFLNDPNYEQWERYIYQMNTGGFKGIFTSLHIPEDDPNVYVERLQKLGELAKSYHMDLVADVSPKSLEYLGYSWENAYELIDWGVTGLRVDYGIDDSTIANLSKQMKIALNASTITEENITRIIRQGGNLANMEAWHNYYPRPETGLGLEDFNRKNQWLKTVGLKVMTFIPGEETLRAPLYERLPTLEKHRKTSTFSSFVEFDHNEWVDHIYVGDPGISETSKEQIQQYVHEKVFALRIDVLTKDEEIIKLLDTNHTNRMDAARDVIRSVESRSYASKGTSTIKPLGIDARSKGSITIDNSNYGRYQGELQITKVDLPKDKRVNVIGKIIEEDISILEYMEAGAKFTFLFLD, encoded by the coding sequence ATGTTAGGGATATCCGTATTCTTAAATGATCCGAATTACGAGCAATGGGAAAGGTATATTTATCAAATGAATACAGGTGGGTTTAAAGGGATATTTACTTCCTTACATATTCCAGAAGATGATCCAAACGTCTACGTAGAACGTCTCCAAAAATTAGGAGAACTTGCCAAGAGTTATCATATGGATTTAGTAGCAGATGTATCTCCAAAATCATTAGAATATCTTGGCTATTCGTGGGAGAATGCCTATGAACTGATTGATTGGGGAGTTACTGGTTTACGAGTAGACTATGGTATTGATGATTCAACCATTGCAAACCTGTCTAAGCAGATGAAAATTGCACTAAACGCAAGTACGATTACAGAGGAAAATATAACTCGTATTATCCGTCAAGGCGGGAATCTAGCGAATATGGAAGCATGGCATAATTATTATCCTCGCCCAGAAACAGGATTGGGTTTAGAAGATTTTAATCGGAAAAACCAGTGGTTAAAAACGGTTGGTTTAAAAGTAATGACCTTTATACCAGGCGAAGAAACATTACGAGCACCATTATATGAAAGGTTACCAACACTTGAAAAACATAGAAAAACATCGACATTTTCATCATTTGTTGAATTCGATCATAATGAATGGGTAGACCATATATACGTTGGGGATCCGGGGATCAGTGAAACATCTAAAGAACAAATTCAACAATATGTGCATGAAAAGGTATTCGCATTAAGAATAGATGTTTTAACCAAGGATGAAGAGATAATAAAACTTCTAGATACTAATCATACCAATCGAATGGACGCAGCGCGGGATGTTATTCGCTCTGTAGAATCAAGAAGTTATGCGAGTAAAGGAACATCGACGATTAAACCTCTAGGAATAGATGCGAGAAGCAAAGGTTCGATTACGATTGATAATAGTAATTACGGTAGATATCAAGGAGAATTACAAATTACGAAGGTGGATTTACCTAAAGATAAAAGGGTGAATGTGATTGGTAAAATCATAGAAGAAGACATATCTATTCTAGAGTATATGGAAGCTGGAGCAAAATTTACGTTTCTTTTTTTGGATTGA
- a CDS encoding prepilin peptidase has translation MYYIYPPLFFTLGAIFGSFFMVVGLRLPKQIPFANARSCCDHCFYQLRWYDNIPIISYIFLRGKCRNCNLGIHPLHIVVEIITGILFTASYYHIGIQWELFISLLLVSLLIIISITDFMYMVIPNKLLLFFLPTFIISRILLPLDPWWSMFAGAAIGFSIIFLIIIISKGGMGAGDMKLLGLAGLVLGYKNIILAFFLACVIGSVISIFLLSIHLIRRNKPFPFGPFIAVGIFISYFYGDSLINWYLQYLI, from the coding sequence ATGTATTATATTTATCCGCCATTATTTTTTACTCTCGGAGCTATTTTCGGCTCGTTTTTTATGGTCGTTGGTTTACGACTCCCCAAACAAATTCCCTTCGCTAATGCTCGATCATGTTGTGATCATTGTTTCTATCAACTTCGATGGTACGATAATATTCCTATTATTTCTTATATTTTTCTTAGGGGAAAATGCAGGAATTGTAATTTAGGAATCCATCCGCTCCATATTGTAGTAGAAATCATAACAGGAATTTTATTTACAGCAAGCTATTATCACATCGGTATACAGTGGGAGCTATTTATTTCCTTATTACTTGTATCTTTATTAATTATTATTTCTATTACAGATTTTATGTACATGGTAATCCCAAACAAACTGTTACTTTTCTTTCTACCCACCTTTATTATTTCACGAATTTTACTACCTTTAGACCCATGGTGGTCTATGTTTGCAGGTGCTGCCATAGGTTTTAGCATTATATTTCTAATCATAATAATAAGTAAAGGTGGTATGGGGGCAGGAGATATGAAATTACTTGGTTTAGCAGGTCTTGTTTTGGGTTATAAAAATATTATTCTAGCATTTTTCTTAGCATGTGTAATTGGTTCTGTCATCAGTATTTTTTTATTATCCATCCATTTAATTCGACGAAATAAACCATTTCCATTCGGTCCCTTTATCGCAGTTGGTATTTTCATATCATATTTCTATGGAGATTCATTAATCAATTGGTATCTTCAATATTTAATATAA
- a CDS encoding rhomboid family intramembrane serine protease has translation MFIRNERSIKEFMSLYPVVSVLVIINIILWAINDLLQLQIGRFIEIYGIGFNAAIADGQWWRIITPIFLHGGLMHMLFNSFSLVLFGPALEQMLGKFKFILAYLGTAITANIAIFFLQPMNYAHLGASGAIFGLFGIYVFMVMYRKDLIDQSSSQMIAVIVGIGLVMTFIRPNISILGHLFGFLSGIIYAPLLLRNVASYSPWIRRRTKFAADDDAVQFDPNRWRRKKRIPTFIRKNLLWIIIGFFVLLGILGRMGIL, from the coding sequence TTGTTTATACGTAATGAACGAAGTATTAAAGAATTTATGAGTCTATATCCTGTTGTTTCTGTATTAGTTATTATCAATATTATATTATGGGCAATTAACGATTTACTGCAATTACAAATTGGTAGGTTTATCGAAATTTACGGAATAGGATTCAATGCAGCAATTGCAGATGGACAATGGTGGCGAATAATTACACCAATTTTCCTTCACGGTGGATTAATGCACATGTTATTCAATTCATTTTCACTTGTACTATTTGGACCAGCATTAGAACAAATGTTAGGTAAATTTAAATTTATCCTTGCATATCTTGGTACTGCTATTACTGCTAACATTGCAATATTTTTTCTACAACCAATGAATTATGCTCATTTAGGAGCTTCTGGAGCGATATTCGGGTTATTTGGTATTTATGTATTTATGGTAATGTATCGCAAAGATTTAATAGATCAATCCAGCAGTCAAATGATAGCTGTCATTGTCGGAATTGGACTTGTAATGACCTTTATCAGACCTAATATCAGTATTCTTGGTCATCTTTTCGGCTTTCTTAGTGGAATCATCTATGCTCCATTATTATTAAGGAATGTAGCTAGCTATTCCCCTTGGATAAGACGTAGAACAAAATTTGCTGCAGATGATGACGCTGTACAGTTTGACCCTAATCGTTGGCGAAGAAAAAAAAGAATTCCAACATTTATTCGAAAAAACCTCCTTTGGATCATAATCGGATTCTTTGTTTTATTAGGCATACTAGGAAGAATGGGGATACTCTAA
- the acpS gene encoding holo-ACP synthase → MICGVGIDIIELNRIEALIKRDDRFIDRILTENEQRKFQHLSDHRKVEYVAGRFAAKEAFAKAIGTGIGEVSFKDMEVINNVHGAPYMKVRGYNDNAIYLSISHSKTYAVANVILETRE, encoded by the coding sequence ATGATTTGTGGAGTAGGAATTGATATCATTGAACTGAATCGAATTGAAGCACTAATAAAAAGAGATGATCGTTTTATAGATCGTATCTTAACAGAAAACGAACAAAGGAAGTTTCAACATTTATCAGATCATAGAAAAGTGGAATATGTAGCCGGAAGATTTGCTGCTAAGGAGGCATTTGCTAAAGCTATAGGAACAGGTATTGGTGAGGTGAGTTTCAAAGATATGGAAGTTATCAATAATGTTCATGGTGCACCATACATGAAGGTGAGAGGATATAATGATAATGCGATTTATTTATCTATTTCGCATAGTAAAACATATGCAGTTGCAAATGTTATTTTAGAAACACGTGAGTAA